The following DNA comes from Chryseobacterium gallinarum.
ACAGAAAAAAACAACCGGAGGGCTTAGAGGCTATTACAAGGCTGCCTTTGAAAACCAGGGATCAGATTCAGAGTATTTCTGTCATCTCCCATAAAGCAATTGAAGAGTTAGGAGCACTTACCGTTACCGATGTTGCTAAAAATGTACCGGGGGTTACTTTATTCTCCAGCTATGGAGGAGGTAGTGAAAGTATGTCAATCAGAGGGTACAGAGGGGTTCCTGTTTTAAAAAACGGAGTTCAGATGGATTCGGATTTCCGTACAGCCGGAATGATGACTGATATGCAGGGAGTAGAAAGCATTCAGGTGATCAAAGGATCTGCGGCAGTAAGCCAGGGAATAGGAAATGGTTTAGGCTCTGCAGGAGGTGTAATCAATGTAGTGACCAAAAGACCTCAGTTTATTGATCAGACTAATATAGGATTTCGTTATGGAAGCTGGGACTTTTACAGACCTACACTAGATTTCCAGAGAGTATTGGATTCTCAGGGGAAAGTAGCCGTAAGATTCAATGGAGCTTATCAGAATAACAATTCATTCAGAAGTCATGTTTCAGGCGAAAGAATTTATGTAAACCCATCAGTAGCATTCCGCCCGGATGATAAAACTTACATCAATGTTGAGCTGGATTATTTGCATGATAAAAGAACTCCGGACAGGGGAACCATCAATACGGCTCCGGGAGATGTGGAAGCACTATACCATATGCCGAAAGGTAAATTCTTAGGATATTCTTCGGATTATTTAAAAACACAGACTTATAATTTTGCTACTACTGCAGTAAGGAAACTTACCAATAAATTGAAGGTAAGAGCAGCTTTTGTAAACTCTGTTACCAATACAGATAATCTGGCTTCTTCCATTGCATTGCCAAAAGGAGAAACCAATTACAATATAAGACAGCGTACCATTGGAAGGTCAGAATCAGAGGATATCAATAGAGTATTGCAGCTGGACTTCATTGGTGAGCAAATTAAAACAGGCATCATCAACCATACCTTCCAGGTTGGGTTTGACTGGCGCGAAACAGAAACCTCTTCAGTAGGATATAAAATTTATAAAAACTTTGTTTCCCCTGAGAATCTTCTTAGCTCTGCTGCTCCGGTTAATGGAAAACCTTTTACTTCTGTTCCGCTTGATCGTTTTGATGTAGTGAACGGGACAATTCCAAATGAACTTCCGTTCAATCTTGTATTCCAGAGCTTAGACCGTTCCAATCCTATTATGACTCCAAGTATTGGGGCAATGGCCCAGGATGTGATGTCAATCGGGAAATATGTAAAAGCACATTTGGGTATCCGTTATAGCAGGCTTAATGGTTCATCGAGCCAAACGGTAGATGCATGGAATCCGTCTTTGGGATTAATTGTTTCCCCTATTGAAAATATTAATGTTTTCGGATCATATACCACCACCACTTCATTGAGGGCTGCCAATAATATTTTACAGGCAGGCGGATTTGTCGGAGCATCAAACACAAAGCAATGGGAGGCGGGAATTAAATCAGATTGGTTTAATGAGCGTTTGAGATTTAATGTTACATGGTTCGATATTAATACAGAAAATTTATCCTTCCAGATATTGGATGATTCTTACCAGCCGATCAGAGATGCCAACAATAATGTGCTGTATGGGCTGGCCGGTAATTTAAGAAGAAAAGGTTTGGAAGTGGAGCTTATCGGAAGAATCTTACCGAATCTGCAGGTAATGTCAGGATGGGCGTACCTTGATGCCCAATATCAGGACAGCCCGGCGTATGTAAACGGTTCAAGACCTATGAATGCCCCGAAACATACAGCCAATGCATGGTTGAACTACAAATTTAACAGGGGAATATTGGATGGCCTGGATCTGGGTGCCGGGATTTATTATGTTGGCAGCCGTCCGGTAGATGAATGGACTCAGAAAACATTTACAGCAGCCCATGTGAATAGTGTACAACCCGGGGTAAAGCCATTTAATATGCCGGAATATACAACGGTAGATGCCCAGGTAGGATATTCTTTGAAAAATGGTATGGGAGTACGGGTATTCTTTAATAACATCTTTGACGCTGTGGGATATAGTTCTTATTTCCGAGGTGGATATATCGATCAGATTCAACCTAGAAACTTTGCCGTACAGGTAAACTATAAATTTTAATAAACGAACAGGCCTTTATAGCCACTCTTATATTA
Coding sequences within:
- a CDS encoding TonB-dependent siderophore receptor — encoded protein: MNKVVSFSLLVLGGVFVNAQKVNDSIKHKKIEEIELFGDRKKQPEGLEAITRLPLKTRDQIQSISVISHKAIEELGALTVTDVAKNVPGVTLFSSYGGGSESMSIRGYRGVPVLKNGVQMDSDFRTAGMMTDMQGVESIQVIKGSAAVSQGIGNGLGSAGGVINVVTKRPQFIDQTNIGFRYGSWDFYRPTLDFQRVLDSQGKVAVRFNGAYQNNNSFRSHVSGERIYVNPSVAFRPDDKTYINVELDYLHDKRTPDRGTINTAPGDVEALYHMPKGKFLGYSSDYLKTQTYNFATTAVRKLTNKLKVRAAFVNSVTNTDNLASSIALPKGETNYNIRQRTIGRSESEDINRVLQLDFIGEQIKTGIINHTFQVGFDWRETETSSVGYKIYKNFVSPENLLSSAAPVNGKPFTSVPLDRFDVVNGTIPNELPFNLVFQSLDRSNPIMTPSIGAMAQDVMSIGKYVKAHLGIRYSRLNGSSSQTVDAWNPSLGLIVSPIENINVFGSYTTTTSLRAANNILQAGGFVGASNTKQWEAGIKSDWFNERLRFNVTWFDINTENLSFQILDDSYQPIRDANNNVLYGLAGNLRRKGLEVELIGRILPNLQVMSGWAYLDAQYQDSPAYVNGSRPMNAPKHTANAWLNYKFNRGILDGLDLGAGIYYVGSRPVDEWTQKTFTAAHVNSVQPGVKPFNMPEYTTVDAQVGYSLKNGMGVRVFFNNIFDAVGYSSYFRGGYIDQIQPRNFAVQVNYKF